The segment TCCTTGTATATTGAAAGATTAGGCAGCAGTTTTGTCTTTTAGTTGAAGCTAGTTATGGTCAAAAAACTTTTGTATTGACAATTTTTGAGTCGTTTCTAGTGAAAAGGGTTTGGCTTATTATTCATTTGGAAGGTGGTCTAACATGGGAATAAAGAAAAAATTGTTAGGATTGGCGGTTATTATAATACTTTCTATTTGGACAAGTGTAGGGGTGGAAGCAGCAGATGGACTGTTGCCTGTTGAGCACAGGTCAATTTATGCGGGTTCTGCAGTATCTTACTATATAACTGCTGGAGGTAAACTTTATGGTGCTGGTAGAAATACGCAAAATCAGTTGGGAAATGGTACCAAAATAGATAGCGCTACGCCTATCTTAATACTCGAGGATGCCGTTTTTGTTGAAGGTGGCCTCAAAAACTATGCTATAACTTCTAATGGTGACCTATACACTTGGGGAGTTGATCGTGACGGTCCATTGGAACCAGCAATTAAGCCCCATAAGATACTCAGTAATGTTTCCTCAGTTTCTGAATGTGGGGGCAGAGCTGTTGCTGTTTCTAGAAAAGGAGAATTATACGAAATTGATTATTATGATAATACAAGGAAACTTATGGATAATGTTAAGTCAGCGTCCGTGGGATATAGTTTTACAGTTGTAGTAAAAAGGGATGGAACAGTGTTGTTTTGGGAGGGTAGTCTAGAAAAGGGGACTGCTCAACCAAAGGAGGTTCTTGATAATGTCGTACACGTTGTTTCTGGGTCGGGCCATACTTTGGCATTGAAGAATGATGGGACATTATGGGCTTGGGGAAATAACTATGATGGGCAGGTAGGTGTCGATTCTCGATATGCTAGAAACGGGAAAACTCCAACAAAAATTATGGAGAACGTCAGATATATAGATGCAGTTAATGGTCCTTCGGATTCGGAAAAAAATGGCGAAAGTTCGTTAGCAATAAAGAATGATGGCAGCCTATGGATATGGGGGAAGCGTGCTGGAGGAGGCCCATTTGGTGATGATATGCGTATGGATGTGCCATACAAAGTAATGGATGGTGTACTGACAGCTTCAATTGGGTCACATCTGTTAGCTGTAAAAATTGATGGGTCGCTGTGGGCAATGGGTTATAATAATACCGGACAGTTTGGAAACGGACAAACGTATTGGGTTGATCAGCCGGTTAAGATAATGAGTGACGTTAAGGATATTGCTGCTTCTGAAACATACGGGATGGCTATAAAGAATGACGGTACGGTCTGGGCATGGGGAAAAATAAAGAATGCTTCGGATGGAGATCGGTGGAGAGTGTATCGTGGCTGGGATGATATACAAAATGAAAAGGATTTGATTTCGAATACTCCGGTTAGAGTCTTTGATTTTGACAATGCGATTGAAATTGCAGCTGCGCCTGAACACAGACTTGTTTTGTTGGAGGATGGTTCTCTTTGGGCGTGGGGAGATAATTACGCTAGTAAATTGGGAGACAATACGACTAAGGATAGTGCTAACCCCATCAAAGTTATGGATGAGGTTAAAAGCATTGAAGTAAATCGAAATAACTCTCTTGCATTAAAGTATGACGGGACATTGTACTCTTGGGGTGAGATTGAAACCCTATCTGAGTATGCTTCGAAACCGCCTCAAAAAAAAGCTGATAATGTAGTAGCATTTGACTCTATGTGGGATGGAATTATTTACGTTTCAGAGGATGGGGAAATTTACAGCAGTGTTCATGCTGGCGAAGCTAATCCTAAGGTTGAAAAGGATCTATATAATGGTGATAACATCTGGGTGGTGCCGACAAACAATACTGGTCAGCCCTATGTACTACCGACAAACGTTACTAAACTTTTGGGTAACAGATTAACAGGGTTACATTATACCTACGCCTTAACTTCAGATGGAACGTTCTATGGTGCTAATGCAGTTTCGGATAAGTTTGATTCAGAGCAGCAACCAATAAAAATTATGGATGACGTAAAGGATATATCCGGAATGAATCCATACATTGTAAAGAGTGATGGTACTTTATTTAGATACGAATATGGTGACCCCAATAAACCTATACTCAGTAACATACATAAAATCGATACGGCATGGGAATCTGGATTAAAATTAGCACTAGACAATGATGGAAACGTATATGCTTGGGGAGGTAACACTTATGGACAAGTAGGAAATGGTACTCAATCATTTTATGCGGAACCAGTGCAGCTTCGAAACGGAATAATGGTCCCGAAAGATGAATACTCCCCTTCCCCCTGGGCTGTAGGTGAGATAGAGAAAGGGAAACAGTACAATCTTGTGACAGAAAAGGTACTGTCTTCATACCAGCGAGACATTACCAGAGAAGAATTCTGTGAAATTGTCGTTAAACTCTATGAAGCCTTGGCAGGAAAAACAGTCGCAGAGTCTTTAGATAGTAATTTTAGTGACACTAATAATCAGGAGATTTTAAAAGCTAACTCCCTGGGTATTGTCAAAGGTATCAGTGAAACTGAGTTTGCCCCATACGCTATCATTACAAGAGAGCAGATTGCAGTAATGTTTTACCGAACATTAATAGCATTAGACCCTTCTCTGGCTAAAGAAAAATGGGAAGTAAATTTTGCCGACAAAAGTGAAATATCCAGTTGGGCACTTGATGCGATAGGTTTTATGAACGCCAATGGGATTTTGGGCGGAATGGGAAACAACAAGGTTATTCCTAAAGGCAATGCCACCAGAGAGCAAGCTATCGCCCTTATTGTTCGTATTTTTGAGAAATTTAATTAGGGTATATGGCAAATAATTAGGAGGGTGAAGTTTACCCGAGTGAATATGTCGAATAGTTATTTGATATCCCATAAGGTGAACCTGATATAATAAACGGCAGGAAAACTGTCAGAAAGAAGGTTCATACAAAATGGGAAGACGAAAATTTACAGCCGAATTCAAAACTAAAATCGTACTGGAGCTACTCAAAGAAGAAAAACAGATCGGCGAACTAGCAGCCGAACATGAGTTAAGCCCCAATCAACTGCGCAACTGGAAAAAAGATTTTTTAGAGAATGCACCACAGGTGTTCTCACAAAGCAAGCAAGAAAAAGAGCTTCGTGCCCAAGAAAAAGCTTTGGACGAAGAAAGAACCGAATTAATGGCAAAAGTCGGTCAACTCACTATTGAGAATGACTGGCTCAAAAAAAAATCTAAAGAAGTTCTTGGGGTCGACTGGGAGAATAAGTCTGGTTTCAAAAAATAACAAACTGCCGGTTAATCGGCAATGCCAGTTACTTGAGATCAATAGAACCAGTTTTTATTACACACCTAAAGAACCTGACAGAGAGCGCGAAAATATGATTAAAAACAGGCTTGATTACTGGCATACCAAGATGCCATATCTAGGGGTTAGGAAGCTTCGCAAAAAGCTACAGAATGAAGACCACATTAAGGTTGGCCGTAAGTTAATTAAACGCTATATGGACGAAATGGGAATATATGCGGTCTATCCTAAACCCAACCTGTCAAAGCGTAATAAGCAGCACAAAATCTATCCTTACCTGTTAAGAAACCTAGATATTAATCGGGCAAACCAGGTTTGGGCCATTGACATTACCTACATTAAGATGGGCAGAAGTCATATGTATCTAACAGCCGTCATCGACTGGTATAGTCGTTACATAGTAGGCTGGGAACTATCAGATACTTTGGACACCGCACCGGTGTTAGCAGCAGTTAAAGAAGCTATCAACAGATACGGCACGCCGGAAATTATCAACAGCGATCAGGGGTCTCAGTTCACAAGCGCTGATTACACAGAATATTTAAAGAGCGTGAACATCAGACAAAGCATGGACGGCAAGGCCCGTTGG is part of the Metallumcola ferriviriculae genome and harbors:
- a CDS encoding IS3 family transposase (programmed frameshift), which codes for MGRRKFTAEFKTKIVLELLKEEKQIGELAAEHELSPNQLRNWKKDFLENAPQVFSQSKQEKELRAQEKALDEERTELMAKVGQLTIENDWLKKKNLKKFLGSTGRISLVSKNNKLPVNRQCQLLEINRTSFYYTPKEPDRERENMIKNRLDYWHTKMPYLGVRKLRKKLQNEDHIKVGRKLIKRYMDEMGIYAVYPKPNLSKRNKQHKIYPYLLRNLDINRANQVWAIDITYIKMGRSHMYLTAVIDWYSRYIVGWELSDTLDTAPVLAAVKEAINRYGTPEIINSDQGSQFTSADYTEYLKSVNIRQSMDGKARWIDNVIIERWFRSLKTEQIYTHEYLTPRDLRIGIREYIQEYNIERPHQTHDYLTPQEVYLGISKAA
- a CDS encoding S-layer homology domain-containing protein is translated as MGIKKKLLGLAVIIILSIWTSVGVEAADGLLPVEHRSIYAGSAVSYYITAGGKLYGAGRNTQNQLGNGTKIDSATPILILEDAVFVEGGLKNYAITSNGDLYTWGVDRDGPLEPAIKPHKILSNVSSVSECGGRAVAVSRKGELYEIDYYDNTRKLMDNVKSASVGYSFTVVVKRDGTVLFWEGSLEKGTAQPKEVLDNVVHVVSGSGHTLALKNDGTLWAWGNNYDGQVGVDSRYARNGKTPTKIMENVRYIDAVNGPSDSEKNGESSLAIKNDGSLWIWGKRAGGGPFGDDMRMDVPYKVMDGVLTASIGSHLLAVKIDGSLWAMGYNNTGQFGNGQTYWVDQPVKIMSDVKDIAASETYGMAIKNDGTVWAWGKIKNASDGDRWRVYRGWDDIQNEKDLISNTPVRVFDFDNAIEIAAAPEHRLVLLEDGSLWAWGDNYASKLGDNTTKDSANPIKVMDEVKSIEVNRNNSLALKYDGTLYSWGEIETLSEYASKPPQKKADNVVAFDSMWDGIIYVSEDGEIYSSVHAGEANPKVEKDLYNGDNIWVVPTNNTGQPYVLPTNVTKLLGNRLTGLHYTYALTSDGTFYGANAVSDKFDSEQQPIKIMDDVKDISGMNPYIVKSDGTLFRYEYGDPNKPILSNIHKIDTAWESGLKLALDNDGNVYAWGGNTYGQVGNGTQSFYAEPVQLRNGIMVPKDEYSPSPWAVGEIEKGKQYNLVTEKVLSSYQRDITREEFCEIVVKLYEALAGKTVAESLDSNFSDTNNQEILKANSLGIVKGISETEFAPYAIITREQIAVMFYRTLIALDPSLAKEKWEVNFADKSEISSWALDAIGFMNANGILGGMGNNKVIPKGNATREQAIALIVRIFEKFN